The following DNA comes from Spirulina major PCC 6313.
AATCGCACGGCCTATCGCTTGGGCGATCGCGTTGAAGTCCAGGTTAAAAGTGTGGATTACTATCGCCAGCAAATCGACCTAGTTACGGTGAGCGGTGGCAGTGCGGCGGTTAACTCTGACTTCGAGGATGAGTAAACATTTACTATTAACATCGTTTCAACCCTGGCTCTCCCATCAAACCTCGAATGCGTCCGATGACCTCTTGGCGAAGCTGAATCCGATCACTTGGCCCCATGGTTGTCTGACGCTGTTACGTCGTTTGCCCGTCGAGACTGAGGCGGCTAGCCAAGCGGTGATCATGGCGATCGACACTCTCCAACCGGATGGGGTGATCTGTTGTGGCATGGCCGAAACGCGATCGCACCTCACCGTCGAATCCAATGCCCGCCAAGGGACTCTCACCCGGAAAACCTCCGTGGATCTCCAGTCCCTGATTCACGATCTCCCCTGCACCGAGATCAGCCATGATGCGGGTCAGTTTGTCTGTGAGGGTTTGTATTTCAACGTCCTCGCCCATCTCACGACGGTGCGGTGGCCCTGTGAGGCGATCTTTGTCCATGTTCCCTGGTTTACGTCTGCGAATGAACGACAGCTTATGGCGGATTTTGAGACCCTCTTGGCTCGATTTCCGGCGCAATCACCGGACGATCCTTTCTAGCCCCGGCCTAGGGCAGGGTGAGTTATGAGCGGTCTTTTTGCCCTGTGGCAGCGGGACGGTCAACCCTGTGATCCGGCCGTCCTGCACGCGATCCAAACAGCGTTAATCTCGTCTGGGCCCGATGCTCAAACCCTTTGGCAGGAGCAGCCGCCGATCGCGCTGGGCCATACGTTACTCACGGTGCAGACCGATACCGACCCGGATCGGCAGCCCTTGACCCTGGATGGTCAGGTGTGGATCACGGCATCGGCGCGGTTGGATGGCCGGGCCCAGTTGCGCGATCGCCTCTATCAGGCGGGATATCCGGTGGCGGTGACGGCTCCCGATGGGCTGTTGGTGTTGATGGCTTATTTGGCTTGGGTGGAAGACTGTGTGGACTATCTCCAGGGGGATTTTGCCTTTGCGGTTTGGGATCAACGGCGAGATTGTTTATTTTGTGGGCGGGATCAGTTCGGGATTAAGCCGCTTTACTATGCCGAAGTGGGGCCGGTGGTGGTGGTGAGTACGACGATCGCAGCGATTCAAGCCCATCCGCAGGTTTCAACGGCATTGAATGAGGAGGCGATCGCGGATTTAATGCTCTTCGATGTCCATCAAAATCTCCACATCACGACATTTCAAGCGATCCAAGCCATCCCAGGGGGGCATTGTCTCTCGGTGCGGCGCGATCGCCTCCAGGTGCGGCGCTATTGGACGTTACCCGTCCCGGAACCGATCCGGTATCGCGATCCCCACAGCTATATTCTCCACTTTCAAGATCATCTCGAAATGGCGGTGCGCGATCGCACCCGGAGCGATCGGATCGGCCTCCTCCTCAGTGGTGGTCTTGATTCTGGCCTCCTTGCCGCCACCCTCCACGACCAGACCCCCCATCCTGAAATCCAGGCGTTCACCTTCAGCTATCAGTCATTATTTGCCGACCCAGAACCCGCCGCCGCTGCCCACACCGCCGCCGCCTTCCACCTCCCTCACCAGATCCTCGCAGCGGGCGAGGCTCACCCCTTCGAGGGTTGGCAACCCACCCCAGAACCAACGTTGAGCTTCTTTCCACAACTGCAACAGTGGCACTATCCCACCCTGGCCCGTCACAGCCGCATCTTGCTCTATGGCCAAGGGGGTGATGAAGGAATGCGCCCCTCAACGGTGGCGGAACTGTGGCGCGGGATGCCCACCGGACTGCTCCTGCGGGATCTGTGGCGTTGTCTTGTGACCGATCAAAAACGCCCCCAATGGGGTACGGGGATTCAAGCTCGCTGGCGATCGCGAACGAATCACGATGACCTGTGGCAAACCTATCCCACCTGGTTAAACCCGGACTTTGCGGCGCGGGTACAGTGCCAGGAACGATGGCAACAGTATCACCAAGCCCCGCCCACCATGCATCCAAGACGCGATCGCGCCTATCATCACCTGCTCCATCCCCGCTGGCGGCTGAATTTTGAAACCTCTGATCCGGGTTTCCATGGCTTCCCCTTAGAATTTCCCGTTCCGTTTCTCGATCTGCGGCTGTTGAATTATCTCCTCGCTGTGCCGCCCCTGCCGTGGTTCGTGGACAAAACCCTCCTGCGGGCCACATTGCGCGATCGCCCCCGCCAACGCCGTACTCCCTTCCCCCCCGCAGTGCTCGAACGCCCGAAAACTGCCCTCGCCGGTCAACCTCTCTTGATCCATCTTCAGCGGGGTGTCACTCCTTGGCATGGGATCAGGGATTGTGACGCGATCGCGGCCTATGTGGATGCGATCGCCCTCCTCAAAACCATTCCCGCCCATCCCACCCACATCAACCAAGTCTGGCCCGCCCTCCGGATCGTCAACCTCGCCCGCTGGCTCGATCACCATGCTGCTCATTAACGTAGCGATCCTGTACGACAGAGCCGTGACACAAGCGCAAAAACTAAACAGGAGTCCCGCAGATCATCCACCACCTGGTTGACTGACTTGATAGCCCTCACCCCCAAACCCCTCTCCCAGAGGGCGAGGAGAGCCGATCCATTTTTCCAGTTCCCTATCCCAGAGGGCGAGGGCTTGCCGGGATCTGGCTAATTTTGTCAGTCAACCAGATCCACTACTGTCCTCTGTCGCCTCGATGTGGATCAGGATCATCGACCCAGACGAAGTTTTTAGGGTTCAAGTCACGTCCAGAAAAATCAAAAAGATAGCCAAAGTCTAGGGTAAGTATCCCCTTGTGGGGCATTGAATTTTAATCATTGATCCTCAACAATACCTACAATGCCTCGCTGTTGAAATAATGCGCGTTTATTGCCGCATTTTACAACTGCGTTTCAAGTCTTCAATTAAGGAAATAAATGTTAGTTTTTCAAAAAACAAAGTGGGTTATGTTAGCAATGGGTTTGGTATCTGTTGCTACAGGATGTGCCCAAGCCGAGCCGGAAACATCCACAGGGCAGCTACGCTTGGTGGCGAATGGTGAAGCGTTCACCCATGAAGGCTTAATCACAAAAGATGGCTGGGAAGTGGAATTTGAACGGGTGATGCTGAACCTGGATGCTGTGGTCGCGTCCCAAAACGACGCGATGGCGCAAGACGAGTCCGATGCACCGTCTCAAGCAGTGGTCTTGGTGGATGAGCCGATGGTGGTGGATCTGACGGAGGGCGAAGCGGGAGCCGTCACGGTGGTCACCCAAGATGCCGTGTCGACAGGGGCTTATACTGCGATCGCTTGGCAACTGGTGAGCCAACCCGATACCCCGGCGATTCAACTGATCGGAGTGGCCCGCAAAGATGATACCACCCTCAACTTTCAACTTCAGTTCGATCGTCCCTTCGTCTATGAGTGCGGGGAATATGTGGGAGATCAACGGAAAGGGCTAGTCAAACCAGATGAAACGGGAGAATTGGAAATCACCACCCATTGGGATCATTTATTTGGAGATGGTACGTCTGCCCCAGATGATGAAATTAATACGGGTGCGTTAGGCTTTACTCCCATTGCTGCCTTTGCAAATGAAGGGACAGTGACGATCTCTTACTCAGAACTGATGCAAAAACTGAGTCCTGAAGATGCCGAAATCTTAACTAAAACTTTAGATGGTATGGGTCATGTGGGAGAAGGCCATTGTGAGTCACCTGAAGTATCCTGAGATAATTAAAATAGTGGAGGTTAATCTGTTTAAAT
Coding sequences within:
- a CDS encoding asparagine synthetase B family protein, which translates into the protein MSGLFALWQRDGQPCDPAVLHAIQTALISSGPDAQTLWQEQPPIALGHTLLTVQTDTDPDRQPLTLDGQVWITASARLDGRAQLRDRLYQAGYPVAVTAPDGLLVLMAYLAWVEDCVDYLQGDFAFAVWDQRRDCLFCGRDQFGIKPLYYAEVGPVVVVSTTIAAIQAHPQVSTALNEEAIADLMLFDVHQNLHITTFQAIQAIPGGHCLSVRRDRLQVRRYWTLPVPEPIRYRDPHSYILHFQDHLEMAVRDRTRSDRIGLLLSGGLDSGLLAATLHDQTPHPEIQAFTFSYQSLFADPEPAAAAHTAAAFHLPHQILAAGEAHPFEGWQPTPEPTLSFFPQLQQWHYPTLARHSRILLYGQGGDEGMRPSTVAELWRGMPTGLLLRDLWRCLVTDQKRPQWGTGIQARWRSRTNHDDLWQTYPTWLNPDFAARVQCQERWQQYHQAPPTMHPRRDRAYHHLLHPRWRLNFETSDPGFHGFPLEFPVPFLDLRLLNYLLAVPPLPWFVDKTLLRATLRDRPRQRRTPFPPAVLERPKTALAGQPLLIHLQRGVTPWHGIRDCDAIAAYVDAIALLKTIPAHPTHINQVWPALRIVNLARWLDHHAAH